From Candidatus Binatus sp., one genomic window encodes:
- a CDS encoding GvpL/GvpF family gas vesicle protein translates to MDAGLYIFCLSNLQCPDLPESSSELDRLFLHRHGNLCAIAKRVSLEEFCGPDADRRLADPEWVTPRAIDHGRVIAEVFRGSPVLPVPFGTLFSSPAVLGDFLERNADLIKGFFEYAADCEEWGIKALLDRERLKRSLVESITQTESAAASPGLRYLRERRAEQMADQQSSAWLEQNLGVVADALDQCAARSCERRIIDDSKQPDGREEVFNLAALLARDRVAEFRRRIEAINRERAEDGLSFAVSGPWPPYSFCPALESPP, encoded by the coding sequence ATGGACGCTGGACTATATATCTTCTGCCTCAGCAACCTGCAGTGCCCGGACCTCCCCGAGTCGTCCTCGGAGCTCGACCGCTTATTTCTGCATCGGCACGGCAACCTCTGCGCAATCGCCAAACGGGTTTCGCTCGAGGAATTCTGCGGACCCGATGCTGACCGGCGGCTCGCGGATCCGGAGTGGGTGACGCCCCGCGCGATCGACCATGGACGGGTCATCGCGGAGGTCTTTCGTGGCAGCCCGGTGTTGCCGGTACCGTTCGGCACGCTGTTCTCGTCGCCCGCGGTTTTAGGCGATTTTCTCGAGCGGAACGCCGATCTGATCAAGGGATTCTTCGAGTATGCGGCGGACTGCGAGGAATGGGGCATCAAGGCATTGCTTGATCGCGAGCGGCTCAAGCGATCGCTGGTCGAATCGATCACGCAAACGGAATCCGCCGCCGCCTCTCCCGGCCTTCGCTATCTGCGCGAGCGCCGCGCCGAGCAGATGGCGGATCAACAGTCGAGTGCGTGGCTCGAGCAGAATCTTGGAGTAGTTGCCGACGCGCTCGACCAATGTGCGGCGCGTTCGTGTGAGCGGCGAATTATCGACGATTCAAAGCAGCCCGATGGGCGCGAAGAGGTTTTCAACCTGGCGGCGCTGCTGGCGCGTGACCGAGTGGCCGAATTTCGCCGGCGCATCGAGGCTATCAACCGCGAGCGCGCCGAGGATGGATTGAGCTTCGCCGTCAGCGGGCCGTGGCCGCCGTACAGCTTCTGTCCGGCCCTCGAGTCACCGCCGTGA
- a CDS encoding gas vesicle protein GvpG → MFLIDDLILAPGSFLIWVMRKVHEAAAEELENDAVRITAELSELHRKLESGAISEAQFDAREKEMLDHLDRIRGETEDLESAAANHDDED, encoded by the coding sequence ATGTTTTTAATCGACGATCTGATCCTGGCTCCGGGCAGTTTTCTCATCTGGGTGATGCGCAAGGTCCATGAGGCCGCCGCCGAAGAACTCGAGAACGACGCCGTGCGCATCACGGCGGAATTGAGCGAGCTGCATCGAAAGCTCGAAAGCGGCGCGATCTCCGAAGCGCAATTCGATGCGCGCGAGAAGGAAATGCTCGATCATCTCGACCGGATCCGCGGCGAAACCGAAGACCTCGAGAGCGCCGCAGCAAATCACGACGATGAAGACTGA
- a CDS encoding GvpL/GvpF family gas vesicle protein, giving the protein MSFLLYGIVHGDRIEPREKLRFLGYPRASIMARTTRLGAIVSKLSPADADPDVARLLIYSKIIESFNHERAVIPMRYGCRFKTIGDIAEFLKREQGPFGALLDELDGRVEMSASVAFDDPRDDRATPPSRLLSSAMPTGMGYLAGRARHYSLVDQSGARREEVRKSLCAMAEGKFMRAIAEHSSHDRKSMLTIHFLVPRAGVAEFSRALLADRRRSIEVSGPWPPYNFVSTKTRALTI; this is encoded by the coding sequence GTGAGCTTCCTGCTTTACGGCATCGTTCACGGCGACCGAATCGAGCCGCGTGAAAAGCTCAGGTTCCTGGGCTATCCGCGCGCTTCGATCATGGCGCGGACCACTCGGCTGGGTGCGATCGTATCCAAGCTGTCGCCGGCGGATGCGGACCCCGACGTGGCGCGCCTGCTGATCTATTCGAAAATAATCGAGTCGTTCAACCATGAGCGCGCCGTTATCCCGATGCGATACGGCTGCCGCTTCAAAACCATCGGCGACATCGCCGAGTTTCTTAAGAGAGAGCAGGGACCCTTCGGCGCATTGCTCGACGAACTCGATGGGCGCGTGGAAATGTCGGCCAGTGTGGCCTTCGACGACCCTCGCGATGATCGCGCGACGCCTCCTTCGCGATTGTTATCGTCCGCGATGCCAACCGGCATGGGCTATCTCGCTGGGCGGGCGCGGCATTACTCGCTTGTCGATCAGTCCGGCGCGCGGCGCGAGGAAGTTCGCAAATCACTCTGCGCGATGGCCGAGGGGAAGTTCATGCGCGCCATCGCCGAGCACTCGAGTCACGACCGGAAATCGATGCTGACGATCCACTTCCTAGTCCCGCGCGCGGGCGTCGCGGAATTCTCCCGTGCGTTGCTGGCAGATCGTCGTCGATCGATCGAAGTCAGCGGACCATGGCCGCCCTATAACTTCGTCTCGACGAAAACCCGCGCGCTAACTATCTGA
- a CDS encoding phytanoyl-CoA dioxygenase family protein: MTSLAEKIAPYAAQFRRDGFVMVPDLLSLEEIDRYGAAVDEAVARRKRFDHRELRQKSLYEQSFIQCINLWEDSPAVRPLTFHPVVCEAAARLLGVDAIRLWHDQALYKEAGGRKTDPHQDQPYWPMRETDTITAWIPFDGSSHATGCMGYIPGSHLAGLKKFVNIFQPEEALDILALPQFKDTPPEWIEAPRGGVAFHHGLTVHLAKPNRGSHTRRVHTMIFFRDGTTRGNQFPHFAVDRFGIKIGDAIDSPVTPIAWPRAAGDLPDPPTVPIGDLHANIQKIGMFPDAPRKN; this comes from the coding sequence GTGACGAGTCTCGCTGAGAAGATCGCTCCCTATGCCGCGCAGTTTCGGCGCGACGGATTCGTCATGGTGCCTGACTTGCTGAGCCTCGAGGAGATCGATCGCTACGGCGCGGCGGTCGATGAAGCGGTCGCGCGGCGCAAGCGTTTCGACCATCGCGAGCTTCGGCAGAAGTCACTCTACGAGCAGTCGTTCATCCAGTGCATCAATTTGTGGGAGGACTCGCCGGCGGTGCGGCCGCTGACGTTTCATCCGGTTGTGTGCGAGGCGGCGGCGCGATTGCTCGGCGTCGATGCGATCCGGCTGTGGCACGATCAGGCGCTCTACAAGGAAGCGGGCGGACGCAAGACCGACCCGCATCAGGATCAGCCGTACTGGCCGATGCGCGAGACCGACACGATCACCGCGTGGATTCCGTTCGACGGCTCATCGCATGCGACCGGATGCATGGGATATATTCCGGGTTCGCATCTGGCCGGACTCAAGAAGTTCGTGAACATCTTCCAGCCCGAAGAAGCGCTGGACATTCTCGCGCTACCGCAATTCAAGGATACGCCGCCCGAGTGGATCGAGGCGCCGCGCGGAGGCGTCGCGTTTCATCACGGCCTGACGGTGCATCTGGCGAAGCCGAACCGCGGATCGCATACGCGGCGCGTGCATACGATGATTTTCTTTCGCGATGGAACCACGCGCGGAAATCAGTTCCCGCATTTCGCGGTGGATCGCTTCGGGATCAAGATTGGCGACGCGATCGATAGTCCCGTCACGCCGATTGCCTGGCCGCGAGCGGCGGGCGACTTGCCCGATCCGCCGACGGTGCCAATCGGCGACCTGCACGCGAACATCCAGAAGATCGGGATGTTCCCCGATGCGCCTCGCAAGAATTAG
- a CDS encoding helix-turn-helix domain-containing protein, with product MARRESHREGLKEEVDELVDEIPIQQNLVDLRVVLGLSQRELARRIDVSQPVIARIESRRIKNVTLETLVRAAAALGARLKIELESPRFLSRGTA from the coding sequence ATGGCTCGACGCGAAAGTCATCGCGAGGGCCTGAAGGAGGAAGTCGACGAATTGGTGGACGAGATTCCGATCCAGCAAAACCTGGTCGATTTGCGCGTCGTGCTCGGACTCAGCCAGCGTGAGTTGGCTCGCCGGATCGACGTCAGTCAGCCGGTGATCGCAAGAATCGAGTCGCGGCGCATCAAGAACGTGACGCTCGAAACCCTGGTCCGAGCCGCCGCTGCTTTGGGCGCGCGACTGAAAATTGAACTTGAATCGCCACGATTTCTGTCACGGGGGACCGCATGA
- a CDS encoding gas vesicle protein, with protein MASQSMQHSVQSSTLADLLERVLDKGIVIAGDIKIKLVEVELLTIQIRLVVCSVEKAKELGLDWWNPKRVEALAEGQLLPAPEQGFEARIAKLEAELAANRSMVPKEAHDER; from the coding sequence ATGGCGTCGCAATCCATGCAGCATTCGGTCCAGTCGTCGACCCTCGCCGACCTGCTCGAGCGGGTGCTCGACAAGGGAATCGTCATCGCCGGCGACATCAAGATCAAACTGGTCGAGGTGGAACTGCTTACGATCCAAATCCGGCTGGTGGTGTGCTCGGTCGAAAAGGCCAAGGAGCTCGGCCTCGATTGGTGGAATCCCAAGCGGGTCGAGGCGCTCGCCGAGGGGCAACTCCTGCCCGCGCCAGAGCAGGGCTTCGAAGCCCGGATCGCAAAACTCGAAGCCGAACTCGCAGCCAATCGTTCGATGGTTCCCAAGGAGGCTCACGATGAGCGTTAA
- a CDS encoding gas vesicle protein K: MINASRRPAGKPVREPFSRPRDSGFGETLLGDPPQTGGERRINLKPDDLKNGLAQLVLALVNLLHELLERQALARIESGRLSEGDCERLGLTLMRQSEQIDALREGFGLSREDLNIDLGPLGKLV, translated from the coding sequence ATGATTAACGCATCCCGGCGCCCGGCCGGCAAACCGGTTCGCGAGCCGTTTTCGCGGCCGCGCGACAGCGGCTTCGGCGAGACGCTGCTCGGCGATCCGCCGCAGACCGGCGGCGAGCGCCGGATCAATCTGAAACCCGACGATCTCAAGAATGGGCTCGCGCAACTGGTGCTGGCGCTGGTGAACCTGCTGCACGAATTGCTCGAACGCCAGGCCCTCGCCCGGATTGAATCCGGCCGCCTGAGCGAGGGGGATTGCGAGCGCTTGGGACTGACCTTGATGCGGCAAAGTGAACAAATAGACGCCCTTCGGGAAGGGTTCGGGCTCTCACGCGAGGACCTGAATATCGATCTCGGGCCGTTGGGCAAACTGGTTTGA
- a CDS encoding GvpL/GvpF family gas vesicle protein, whose translation MSGEPVRRIDAGVKAARGRYIYAVVAQAAEQALDFRGLDDRPVYAITHRGIAAVVSDLESGRIRPERRNLAAHRAVLNGLMAVEEAVLPMRFGTIAANANEIKSLLTSNRQIFESQLKGIAGKLEMGVRVVWDVPNIFEYFIDAHPDLKEARDGLFGGANQPSQNDRIELGRMFERLHEADRVAHCAMVEEELEPLCAAIKRGALRDDREIMNLACLVGKDRRAEFEQGVFRAATHFDNNFAFDYNGPWPPASFAEITIKS comes from the coding sequence GTGAGCGGAGAGCCCGTGCGCCGGATCGATGCGGGTGTCAAAGCCGCGCGTGGCCGCTACATCTATGCAGTGGTCGCGCAGGCCGCAGAGCAGGCGCTCGATTTCAGAGGGCTGGACGATCGGCCCGTGTATGCGATTACGCATCGCGGGATAGCGGCGGTGGTCAGCGACCTCGAGAGCGGCAGGATCCGTCCAGAGCGGCGCAATCTCGCGGCGCATCGCGCGGTCCTGAACGGGCTGATGGCGGTGGAAGAAGCGGTTCTGCCGATGCGCTTCGGCACTATCGCGGCGAACGCGAACGAGATCAAAAGCCTGCTCACGTCCAACCGGCAGATCTTCGAAAGCCAACTGAAGGGGATCGCGGGGAAGCTCGAGATGGGGGTGCGGGTGGTATGGGACGTGCCCAATATCTTCGAATATTTCATCGATGCGCATCCGGATCTTAAAGAGGCGCGCGACGGCCTGTTCGGCGGCGCCAATCAGCCGTCGCAGAATGATCGGATCGAGCTCGGACGGATGTTCGAGCGGCTGCACGAAGCCGATCGCGTGGCCCATTGCGCGATGGTCGAGGAAGAACTCGAACCGCTATGCGCGGCAATCAAGCGCGGCGCGCTGCGCGACGATCGCGAGATAATGAACCTCGCGTGCCTGGTCGGAAAGGACCGGCGCGCGGAATTCGAGCAAGGCGTGTTCCGCGCGGCGACTCATTTCGACAACAACTTCGCCTTCGACTACAACGGCCCGTGGCCGCCCGCCAGCTTCGCCGAGATCACGATCAAGAGTTAG
- a CDS encoding gas vesicle protein, with protein MKTERVRPMERLSMRPSERVSLCETLDRVLNKGAVVAGEVTISVADIDLIYLGLQVMISSVEAARDD; from the coding sequence ATGAAGACTGAGCGCGTGCGTCCCATGGAAAGACTCTCGATGCGTCCGAGCGAGCGAGTCTCGCTCTGCGAAACCCTCGATCGGGTGCTGAACAAGGGCGCGGTAGTCGCGGGCGAGGTCACTATCTCGGTCGCCGATATCGACCTCATCTACCTCGGGCTCCAGGTCATGATCAGCTCGGTCGAGGCGGCGCGCGATGATTAA
- the gvpH gene encoding gas vesicle protein GvpH, translated as MSVKRRVARDGAGEAGSGFVKGLSDLIEKLGDLAETGREMRREGVLGEGDQLKGVYGFRMKVGHGGDAVDIEPFGNVKLDKKSRQAVVHEVREPLFDVIEEKDRILVIAEMPGITTDDISVSVDGDVMNVEASRRDRKYSKEILLPKPVLRSRIKVACNNGIVEISCPLK; from the coding sequence ATGAGCGTTAAACGAAGAGTAGCGCGCGACGGCGCCGGCGAAGCCGGCTCAGGATTCGTCAAGGGGCTGTCCGACTTGATCGAAAAACTGGGCGACCTGGCCGAGACCGGCCGCGAAATGCGCCGCGAGGGCGTGCTCGGCGAGGGCGACCAGCTCAAGGGCGTTTACGGCTTCCGCATGAAAGTCGGGCACGGCGGTGACGCCGTCGATATCGAGCCATTTGGCAACGTCAAGTTAGACAAGAAGTCGCGCCAGGCGGTGGTCCATGAAGTCCGCGAACCGCTCTTCGACGTGATCGAAGAGAAGGATCGAATCCTGGTGATCGCCGAGATGCCGGGGATCACCACCGATGACATTTCGGTCTCGGTCGACGGGGACGTGATGAACGTCGAGGCCTCGCGCCGCGACCGCAAGTATAGCAAGGAGATTCTGCTCCCCAAGCCGGTGCTGCGCAGCCGGATCAAAGTTGCCTGCAACAACGGAATCGTCGAAATCAGCTGTCCGCTGAAATGA
- a CDS encoding CDC48 family AAA ATPase has translation MNSAAPIEPEKSAAAGIKLKVAEAMTRDTGHAYARISPEDIVRMNAAIGDTVEISGKRKTVCKLMPAYAESRGKSSVQMDGVSRESAGAGLGEFVTIRKVACRIADQVTLAPTNVRPSERDLDYIGSLLDGLPVLEGNRIRATLFGSRWADFKVEATVPRGPVLIAPTTRLIIGEPTAGPTARSISYEDIGGLKPQLQRIREMIELPLRHPEIFDRLGIDAPKGVLLHGPPGCGKTLIARAIAHETEANFFSVSGPEIVHKFYGESEARLRKIFEDAARQGPSIIFIDEIDAIAPPRERVTGEVEKRIVAQLLALMDGLNQRQNVIVIGATNLPNALDPALRRPGRFDRELAIPIPDRSARLEMLEIHSRGMPLAADVDLPHLASITHGFVGADLAALCREAAMLTIRGILPDIDSATEQVFYERLSKIEVRMDDFRNALREVEPSAIREVFVEVPNVAWSDIGGLLETKQRLRESVEWPLKYGELFAQAHLKPPKGILLSGTPGCGKTMLAKALATESGVNFLSVKGPELLSKWVGESERGLRDIFRKARQAAPAIIFFDEIDALVPTRGGGLSSDPVADRVLSQFLSEFDGIEELKGVLVLGATNRLDRLDPAVLRPGRFDEIIEIPPPGEADRKAILEVHLRGKLVAPEVSVERLARDTEGYSGADLAWLCRKAGLSAVRRAVGRLAEKPDSSVKVRVEPEDLAAHLTDRNPA, from the coding sequence ATGAACAGCGCCGCGCCCATCGAGCCGGAAAAGTCCGCCGCCGCCGGTATCAAGCTGAAGGTCGCGGAGGCGATGACCAGGGATACTGGCCACGCGTATGCGCGGATAAGTCCCGAGGACATTGTCCGGATGAACGCCGCTATCGGCGACACCGTCGAGATCTCCGGCAAGCGCAAGACCGTGTGCAAGCTGATGCCGGCGTATGCCGAGTCGCGCGGCAAATCTTCGGTGCAGATGGACGGCGTGAGCCGCGAGAGCGCGGGAGCGGGCTTGGGCGAATTCGTGACTATCCGCAAGGTCGCGTGCCGGATCGCAGACCAGGTAACGCTCGCGCCGACCAACGTGCGTCCGTCGGAGCGCGACCTCGATTATATCGGAAGCCTGCTCGACGGGCTGCCGGTGCTGGAGGGGAATCGCATCCGCGCGACGCTGTTCGGCAGCCGCTGGGCGGATTTCAAAGTCGAAGCCACGGTGCCCAGGGGTCCGGTCCTGATCGCGCCGACCACCCGGCTGATCATCGGGGAGCCGACCGCCGGACCGACGGCGCGTTCGATCTCTTATGAGGATATCGGCGGACTCAAGCCGCAACTTCAGCGCATCCGCGAGATGATCGAATTGCCGCTGCGGCATCCCGAAATTTTCGATCGGCTGGGAATCGACGCGCCCAAGGGGGTCTTGCTCCACGGTCCGCCAGGATGCGGCAAGACGCTGATCGCGCGCGCGATTGCGCACGAAACCGAGGCGAACTTCTTCTCGGTCAGCGGCCCCGAGATCGTCCACAAATTTTACGGCGAAAGCGAAGCGCGCCTGCGCAAGATCTTCGAAGATGCGGCTCGCCAGGGACCGAGCATCATTTTTATCGACGAGATCGATGCGATCGCGCCGCCACGCGAACGCGTAACCGGCGAGGTCGAGAAGCGGATCGTCGCGCAGTTGCTGGCGCTGATGGACGGGCTGAATCAGCGCCAGAACGTGATTGTGATTGGGGCCACCAACCTGCCCAATGCGCTCGATCCCGCGCTGCGCCGTCCGGGCCGCTTCGATCGCGAACTGGCAATCCCGATCCCCGATCGATCGGCGCGGCTCGAGATGCTGGAAATACACAGCCGCGGGATGCCGCTCGCGGCCGACGTCGATCTGCCGCATCTTGCTTCGATTACCCACGGCTTCGTCGGTGCCGATCTGGCGGCGCTGTGCCGGGAGGCCGCGATGCTGACCATCCGCGGTATTCTGCCCGACATCGATTCCGCCACCGAGCAAGTCTTTTATGAACGGCTTTCGAAAATCGAAGTGCGGATGGATGACTTCCGCAACGCACTGCGGGAAGTCGAGCCGTCCGCGATTCGCGAGGTGTTCGTCGAGGTGCCGAACGTCGCCTGGAGCGACATCGGCGGGCTGCTGGAGACCAAGCAGCGGTTGCGCGAGAGCGTCGAATGGCCGCTTAAGTATGGCGAACTGTTCGCGCAGGCCCATCTTAAGCCACCCAAAGGGATCTTGCTGTCGGGTACGCCGGGATGCGGCAAGACCATGCTCGCGAAAGCCTTGGCAACTGAGAGCGGCGTCAATTTCTTGTCGGTGAAAGGTCCCGAGCTGCTATCGAAATGGGTGGGCGAGTCGGAGCGTGGATTGCGCGACATCTTCCGCAAGGCGCGCCAGGCCGCTCCGGCGATCATTTTTTTCGACGAGATCGATGCGCTGGTGCCGACTCGCGGCGGCGGCCTCTCGAGCGACCCGGTGGCCGACCGCGTACTCAGCCAGTTTCTAAGCGAGTTCGACGGAATCGAGGAACTCAAAGGCGTGCTGGTGCTCGGGGCGACCAATCGGCTCGACCGGCTCGATCCCGCAGTGCTCCGCCCCGGACGTTTCGACGAGATCATCGAGATTCCGCCGCCGGGCGAAGCAGATCGCAAAGCCATCCTCGAGGTTCATTTGCGCGGCAAATTGGTGGCGCCGGAGGTCAGCGTCGAGCGCCTGGCCCGGGATACCGAGGGCTACAGCGGCGCCGATCTGGCGTGGCTATGCAGGAAGGCCGGCTTGAGCGCGGTTCGCCGCGCGGTGGGGCGACTCGCTGAAAAACCCGACTCGAGCGTGAAAGTGCGCGTCGAGCCGGAAGATCTCGCAGCTCATCTGACCGACAGAAACCCGGCCTAG
- the gvpN gene encoding gas vesicle protein GvpN, protein MKGAQDLNGSGYRSAPLESLLEQEETEADARADDRAPDAPDSVFLPEASDGFVSSPYVEDLTQRALTYLEIGYPLHLAGFAGTGKTTIAFHIAAKLGRPVILIHGDDEFVSSDLTGKDVGYKKSKFIDNYIHSVLKSEENMRVLWMENRLTTACRDGYTLIYDEFNRSRAEANNVLLSVLEEKMLSLPSLGKVQGGYIEVHPEFRAIFTSNPEEYAGVHKAPDALMDRLITLDLGHYDRETEIRIAAARSGIARADGEIVVDLVRELRGVGVNNHRPTIRACIAIASVLARKGARARIDDAVFRWVCHDVLNVDTAKVTRGGESQMSHKIDEAIRKVCRPRARARRKVGG, encoded by the coding sequence ATGAAGGGCGCGCAAGATCTCAACGGGTCGGGATACCGCAGCGCGCCGCTCGAAAGCCTGCTCGAGCAGGAGGAGACCGAAGCGGACGCGCGCGCGGATGACCGCGCGCCGGACGCTCCCGACAGCGTCTTTCTGCCCGAGGCTAGCGACGGCTTCGTATCCAGCCCCTACGTCGAGGATCTTACGCAGCGGGCGCTGACCTATCTCGAAATCGGGTACCCACTGCACCTGGCGGGCTTCGCCGGCACCGGCAAGACCACCATCGCCTTTCATATCGCGGCCAAACTCGGGCGCCCGGTCATCCTGATTCATGGCGACGACGAGTTCGTGAGCTCGGACCTCACCGGCAAGGATGTCGGCTACAAGAAATCCAAGTTCATCGACAATTACATCCACTCGGTGCTCAAGTCGGAAGAGAACATGCGGGTGCTGTGGATGGAGAATCGCCTGACCACCGCCTGCCGCGACGGCTACACGCTTATCTACGACGAATTCAACCGCTCCCGCGCGGAAGCCAACAACGTGCTGCTGAGCGTGCTGGAAGAAAAGATGCTGAGCCTGCCGTCGCTGGGCAAGGTCCAGGGCGGCTACATCGAGGTGCATCCCGAGTTTCGCGCCATCTTCACCTCCAATCCCGAGGAGTATGCCGGGGTGCATAAGGCGCCCGACGCCCTGATGGACCGGCTGATCACGCTCGACCTCGGCCACTATGATCGCGAGACCGAAATCAGGATTGCAGCGGCGCGCTCGGGAATCGCGCGCGCCGACGGCGAAATCGTGGTCGACCTGGTGCGGGAACTGCGCGGAGTCGGGGTCAACAATCATCGTCCGACCATCCGCGCGTGCATCGCGATCGCCAGCGTACTGGCGCGCAAGGGCGCGCGGGCGCGTATCGACGACGCCGTGTTCCGCTGGGTTTGTCACGACGTGCTCAACGTCGACACCGCCAAGGTGACGCGCGGCGGCGAATCCCAGATGAGTCACAAGATCGACGAAGCGATCCGCAAGGTCTGCCGGCCGCGCGCGCGCGCGCGGCGAAAAGTTGGAGGCTAG
- the gvpA gene encoding gas vesicle structural protein GvpA, whose translation MARVQKATDSSSLAEVVDRILDKGIVIDAWVKVSLVGIELLSIEARVVIASVETYLKYAEAIGLTASAATPA comes from the coding sequence GTGGCACGAGTTCAGAAGGCGACCGATTCGTCCAGTCTCGCCGAGGTCGTGGATCGAATCCTCGACAAAGGCATCGTGATTGACGCGTGGGTCAAGGTGTCGTTGGTGGGGATCGAGCTGCTCTCGATCGAAGCGAGAGTGGTGATCGCGTCGGTCGAGACGTACCTCAAGTACGCCGAAGCGATCGGATTGACGGCATCGGCGGCAACGCCGGCGTAG
- a CDS encoding FIST N-terminal domain-containing protein, translating to MIRAGVGFSNSHNPRVAAAEATASALAQAGLNRALGALCFATPAYAAAYPMILRVVGSDAHTREVAGCSSMGVIAGEHEVESGHALCVMVIGADEHRDELRAARFFVPSLRGRAQGVAAEVATAVRPALGKTNLLILLADTYNFEAEATLAALTSELPKVAITGGGASEDGSIGETFVFCGDVVSSNAVSGMLLSGDFDLTMMSSLACSPIGPAHRVTAARDNILLELDGRGAFDVFAEAAGPLATDLRRALRYVFAAIPLDPRATTIERGRFVVRNIVGASEEHGVVAVSFVPRVGDTIGFVLRDAERSRRDLKASLEEVSGKLISPPAFGLYFDCISRGAGLYGIPGHDSAYLRQSLGQVPIGGFFTGFEIGPLGDQTALLQYSGVLALISNKPVAPS from the coding sequence ATGATTCGAGCCGGCGTTGGTTTTTCCAATTCGCACAATCCGCGGGTCGCGGCGGCCGAAGCGACCGCCTCTGCGCTCGCACAGGCGGGCCTGAATCGCGCGTTAGGTGCGCTCTGCTTCGCGACGCCCGCGTACGCTGCCGCATATCCGATGATTCTGCGGGTGGTGGGGAGCGACGCCCACACGCGCGAAGTCGCGGGATGCTCGAGCATGGGCGTGATCGCCGGTGAACACGAAGTAGAATCGGGTCACGCTCTCTGCGTGATGGTGATCGGCGCGGACGAGCATCGCGACGAACTTCGCGCGGCGCGATTTTTCGTGCCCTCGCTGCGCGGCCGCGCACAAGGCGTCGCTGCCGAGGTCGCCACCGCCGTCAGGCCCGCGCTCGGCAAAACGAATTTGCTCATCCTGCTCGCCGATACGTACAACTTCGAAGCCGAAGCGACTCTCGCGGCGCTTACCAGCGAACTGCCGAAGGTCGCAATCACCGGCGGCGGCGCCAGCGAGGACGGCTCGATCGGCGAGACGTTTGTTTTCTGCGGCGACGTGGTTAGTTCGAATGCCGTCTCCGGGATGCTGCTGTCCGGCGATTTCGATCTCACGATGATGAGTTCGCTCGCCTGTTCTCCTATCGGTCCCGCGCATCGCGTGACCGCCGCACGTGACAATATCCTGCTCGAACTCGACGGCCGCGGCGCCTTCGACGTTTTCGCCGAAGCCGCCGGTCCGCTGGCGACTGATCTGCGCCGCGCGCTCAGGTATGTCTTCGCGGCCATCCCGCTCGACCCGCGCGCGACGACTATCGAGCGCGGACGTTTCGTCGTACGTAACATAGTCGGCGCCAGCGAAGAGCATGGCGTCGTGGCCGTGTCGTTCGTGCCCAGGGTCGGCGACACGATCGGATTCGTCCTGCGCGACGCGGAACGATCGCGCCGCGACCTGAAGGCTTCGCTCGAGGAGGTCAGCGGAAAACTTATTTCGCCGCCAGCGTTTGGATTATATTTCGATTGTATCTCGCGCGGCGCGGGACTCTATGGTATCCCGGGCCACGACTCGGCCTATCTCCGCCAGTCGCTCGGCCAAGTGCCTATCGGCGGCTTCTTCACGGGCTTTGAAATCGGCCCGTTAGGCGACCAAACCGCGCTGCTGCAGTATTCCGGTGTCCTCGCGCTGATTTCCAACAAGCCGGTAGCGCCCTCCTGA
- a CDS encoding TolC family protein: MGAISSVWRAYYEFQTALKGYDYAKALLAASNESYAANIDTYHQGLSTIVELLTADRDLASARYTMVQSCADLLTSSAGGGIRGRGDRNATPSVIESRRVGNRLQCIQFAARKMEASANCGSRRMQDFSNMQSNISRIAN; the protein is encoded by the coding sequence GTGGGCGCGATCAGTTCGGTGTGGCGCGCGTATTACGAATTTCAGACCGCGCTGAAGGGTTACGATTACGCGAAGGCATTGCTCGCGGCGTCGAACGAATCGTACGCCGCCAATATCGACACGTATCACCAGGGACTCAGCACGATCGTCGAGTTGCTGACCGCCGACCGCGATCTCGCGAGCGCCCGCTACACGATGGTGCAGAGCTGCGCCGATCTGCTGACGTCATCGGCGGGCGGTGGCATACGCGGTCGGGGCGATCGAAATGCCACGCCATCCGTGATCGAGTCGAGGCGCGTCGGGAATCGTTTGCAGTGCATACAATTCGCTGCTCGCAAAATGGAAGCATCCGCGAATTGCGGAAGTAGGAGAATGCAGGATTTTTCGAATATGCAATCGAATATTTCGCGAATCGCAAACTAG